The DNA segment agagaagaaaaagatggAGATAAAGGATAAGTAGTACCAAAAAATATCAACAGGGAATACAATATCTGAGGGACATGCGTGCTACTAAGACTATCAGTGAGCAACTAAAAAACTACCCACTAACCTTCAACCctaatccccgacctccacaccctcctatcaagggtcatgtacCTCAGTAAGCTGAAGCAgcgccatgtcctgtctaatcacttctccccagtacttcttaggcctacctcgatCTCTTCTCAAACTCGCCATgaccaacctctcacacctcctaacagGAGCATCAATGCTTTTCCTCTtaacatgtccgaaccatctcagcctctactcccgcatcttgtcctccacggaggctactcccactctgtcccggatagcttcattcttaatcttatctctcctggtacacccacacatccatctctactactttcatcttctgcacGTGGGAGTTTTTGACTGGCCAACATTCAGCCCCATACAGCATAGTCGGTCGAACCAccactctatagaacttacccttaagtctcGGCGGCACATTCTTATCATATAAAACACCGGAAGTGAGCCTTCATTTCAACCATCCCGCTCCGATGCGATGTGCAACATCTTCGTCAATCTCCCTGTTACCTTGGATAATAGATCCGAGATACTTAAAACTAGCTCTCTTGGGGATAAATTGAGCATCAAGCTTTACCTCTACGTCTGCTTCATGGGTCCGGACGGGTGACATCCCGCATGTAAAAAACAAAACTTCAATTTTCTAATCAGGAACACTAAGATGGATGAATGAGTTAACATTTTCAGGAGGTCCTTTTTATGAAGGAGAAATAGCATGTATACACAGCCAAATAACAGTATACTAGATATAGCATATAGGAATATAGTTCACACCACTAACAAATTTCTCATTCTTGCTGATGAAACATACCAGTTCTTTTGGTTCAACAGATAATTTCCTCGATCCCTTGCTTAGATCTCTCAATGTTCCCTATATATCCAACAATATGGGGTGAATAAGAGCTTGATATAATTTTAGATCCAATAAAATAGAATATACAAAtcttgaattaaaaaaaaaagtacaaATCAGCTGATTTGATTAGGCGAAACCCAATCGATTTGGTGCTTGGTGCAATTTTCAAAGTATTGACCCAGAATGCAGTTGATAATAGCAGTTAGTTTGAACTTCCCACtaccaaaagaaaagagaagaaaatcatCAACTGCAGTAGCTAGAAgaggttggggggggggggggagagcaAATGTTGTGTTATGcgaaggagagagagagagagacagagaaagagagagagcgCAAATGTTGTGTTATGCGAAGAACCAAAAGATCAGGAAACTTCATGACCATTAagttgaagaaaaagaaaagattgcCATGCATACCTTGTTTGCCCACTTTAGTCCACATGCATTGCAGAGTGTCCTTGGTCCATCTGGCCCGCGGCGCATTGCTGGCGTACAATTTTCACTCACACCACAATGGTGACACTTTCCAGGACTAATAATTCAGAAAGAATCAAGCAGGAAAAAAGATTGGCACTTTTGCGGTCAGAGCAGAAGTAGATCAGTTAGTAGAGGCTGAAGCAATAAAAGTTGTAAAAAGATGTGAACTCACACAGTTTCAGAAAGTTGAGTGCCATCTCCTTCAAGGCTACTCTTGGCTGAGTCGCAGTTAGAAGATCCAGAACTTGCTTTCAAAGATGCAAATTGACCATTCTTCCGATGCATCCTAATATACATTGCCAAGTTATACTCAAAACCTCGACATTTATACCAGAAATTGCTTCTTGTTAAGCTAAAAAAATAAGTTGCTTTAGATTTTGCTTgaagcttcttttttttttccgctgggggggggggggggttgatgaGAAGAAAAGCCACTGTGTTTCAGTCTTTCAGGATATGATGAAACAGAAATCAGACTCTGGTTTTCAAGTAAACAGACACTTTCAGGGACAAATTCTTTTAAGCTATACTTTTCCAAAGCAAATTGACCAAAATCCATGTGTCTTCTCTCATAAAGACGTGTTAACCAGTTTTGAACAAAATTATTGTCCTTTTCATTTTCAGTTTTGATGAATACTATGGCTTCCAATATATGCAAAATCTTTGTGAGAAACCAACAACACAGACAGGACCCTAATCCAAAACTTAAGCGAAGAGACGAGCATTTGGCTGATTGCATATCAACCTAAGAACTGATCTTGTAAATACATTATTACTATATGAATTCTGTCACAGAAGTAGTCTAGAAAACCAAAGACGAGGAAGATTTGAGGACAAACAGACATCATATTAAATTGGAAAAACAGCATCTGTAAATGGCATTGATACCATGTTGTTACTAACATTTGGACATGAAAGAGTGTTTGAAAAGAACATCAAAAGAAAGCGTGCAAACAGCAATTCCCGTTCTTCATGATTGACAAACCAATATCatcttatatttattatttttatcattacCAATTTCACATCATCAAATATCATTGCCgggaaggggagccttggagcaatGGTCAAGTTATTttcgtgtgacctataggtcacgggtttgaTCCATGGATGCTTGCATCAGGGTAGGTTATCTACATCACACCCCCTTGGGGGCAACCCCTCCGCGGACCCTGCGTGAATGCGGGATACTTTGTGCACCGAACTGAACTGCCCTTTTAAATATCATTGCCAGGTTAAAAACTCAAAGAAAACCAAAATAGTAGAAGGCATATCATTTTACCTTTGAGCAACCTCCTTCCTGACACTATATCTAATTTTCTTGTCAAAACATCTCTCCTTTCGCTTCTCTCGGAATCTAACCAAGGAGGCAAATCTTCTTGAAAGATTAACTTGCTTTGGAAAATCCTCAACCTAAAACATTATactggtcatccaaaagtatcgcCGAACTATAGTGCAAGTTATAGTATTAGTTTAGAATACCTTGTTGTCGAAAGGAACTTCAACAGTGGGCACAGCAGTAGGAATGTCACATCCCCCCAATAGCAAGAGCACTGCTTGCACCTGTTTTCACCAAATAAGCCAGAGTCAATTTCTAGATCTTTGCCAGTCGCAATGCAACATCTACACATGATTGACAACAGCGGTAGCAACTTTGTCCAAATACAGGAAAAGAACCATGATTTACATGACACGGACAACTGAAGCAAAACACCATACCATGTAATGTGGAGACACCATTATTATTTCAGTAAACAtgtgtttaccgtaaaaatagtAATAGCAATTAAATTTGtcaatgggattctaaaaatacgtgatctatttttatgctagttgttagaggaGTGGATGCTAGATATGTGGAGTTTAACGacgaaatacaagctaaaacggggcaataatcaaaccgaggggcttgctacccgggCCTTCAGACTGATCGATGAAAGGcttcgaggtcgatgcctgggctcgagctcgagctatcggggacaaccgggaagggaataacagttaggatagaattaaagaaggctcttttatggccaatatcaagcaataaatgaagaagaagtagcctcgagcgagtaagttagagagaaaagagagagagattattgatcttgtgtagaatagttggagttGCAACAACCGGCTTTACAAAGTGATGGGGACCCCgttatagtacaaaatgcattaaccGTAAAGGCATGGAGACGGGACGGCTGAATGTGACACCTTGAGACAAGCCCCGGATAGGTCAGTTTTGGCAgatttagccgtgtgccttggaaATTCCCCTCCGGCATGTTATAGCTGTTAGTACGCAATGCCCTCCGGAGCCGGTACCTGACGACCCCCGAGGGTAGGTCTCGACCTTGGCTTCGAGCCTCGAGAAGCATGACCACGAGACGACCCAATGACGGGGAAATCGGCCCCCGGAtttaccgcatacagatagtctccgcgtttcttagagtgaaagcgGTAAGAAACAAACCTGAATTTCTGCTTCCTTCGATGTTCTTGCAATCGGCGACGGCTACGAGGCGCCAAGGTGCAACACGCACGATGTTCCTGCAGGTCTCCGCATTGACTGCGGCGGTTGGCTGCCTTTTGGATTCCTTCAATGTGCACATGGCGCTTTTATAAATACTCCCCTTCTTTCTTTCTATACCCCATCTCGTGCCCAAAACCCCTAATAAGGTTCGTTCTTCCTTTGCTCTTGTTCTCTTTCAGGAACGcaattctttttcttccttcagaATCTTCCAAGGATGGcgaaaatttccacttctgctTCCAAGGAGGTCGCGGGTTCGTCTTCTTCGCTTTTCTCTCAAGGCGAAGTGGCTACTCCTCCTTGTGCTGAGGAATGCGTCCCAGGATCCTTTGCGATGACCTCCGATTTCAAGGTCAAGAGACCTTCCGCGAAGCCAGGGCGTCGTGAGCCTGTAACTCGGTATATCAACTCGATAACGGACGTCGGGAGAGTGAGGGTTGACTGTCGCTGGGATACCGTGCTTGTGGAGATTCCTGCTCGGGAGGAAGATATTACGGCTCATAAAGCCGGCTTTCTGAGTGTATACACCTACCCATTTACCGTGGGGCCACCCTCGCCCCCGATCGATcccgtgattctcgacttctgcccGAGTTACCAAGTGACTCTGGGCCAAATTCATCCTTCGTTCTGGCGTGTGATTTATATGATCAGGTATTAATCGAACATGATAGaggagatgcccttcaccctcaAGCATCTGATCCGGATGTATAGTCCCCGTCTTCTCCGTGGGGGCTTAATCAAGCTTCGTTGCCGGGCCCCGAGATCCCTTTTTGCCTGCACCGAGGAGCTCGGGGACGAGGGATGGGTAAGCCGATTCGTCCGAGTGAGGACGTCTGACCTGATTCCAGTGGAAAAGATGTCGTTCCCTAAGAAGTGGAACGTAAGTAAACGTGTTGTCGGGTCTTCTTTTGCTTCTTTTTGGCGATATTTTCAAGTATCTAACTCTgcttttcttgcttttttttaGCCGTAGCGATCTACCCTGGTGCGGTGTCGGATCTCCAGAGTTGGGTCGACCGCTTATACTCAATTTGCCCATATACCAAACGAGTGTGGCGAGATTTATCCCGAGCTCGGTGGGAAGCCAAAGACCATGGTGAGTCCCGAGCCTTGTTGCAACCGCATACTTTGACGTAGATCGCTATTAGTAGCGTTCTTCATCCTTTGTATTTAACCTCTGCATTCATGTAGGTATAGGGGAAATCCCTTTGACGAAGGAGGCACCACCCGTCAGAGGGGACGTCCTGGTGCTTGTCGAGAAGAAGAAAAGGTAGGGGAGTCTGCCGGTTGGGCCTCCGGAGCTCAAGAGGGTTAAGGCGGAAGATTCCAAGGTTGATCCGACAGTTCTGACCTCCGAGATAGTGGGAAACCCTcgagctgaaggtgagggagaACGCAGCTTCTCAACGGCCCCCGAAGAGCGTATAGACTCGGCCGACCCCGGGGCCGTAGGGATGGATGCTCCCGGACCGGAGTCTGATGCCGTTGTGGCCCAGCTTTGCGGTGGCGAAGCAATGGATGGAGTATCAAGCACTACCCCCGAGTTGGCGGGTGGCCGGAATTCTTCCCGAGTTGGGATGCCCTTGGTGGGCAGTTCGGAGGGGCCTGAATCTGGGGTCCAGGGTGAACAAGGGACGGAGGTTTTGACTGATCTTGTTAACCCTTTGGTTGTTGTTGATTCTCCTCAGGGAGAGATCCTACCGTCTCACGGAGTGCAAGACGCCCCACGTGAAGAGCCTTCTGAAGCAGGGGCACCAGTCAAAGGCGGAGATGCACTCGAAAGGTCGCCGACCATTCTCGAGGGAGGTCCCGAggttgatgcttcatttattttcggTGAGATGGGCAGACTCTGCGAGCGGGTAATTTTTGCTAACCTTGTCCGCCGCCCTGGGCTGTTCCGGTCTTCGTTTTTCTAATTTGTCTTTTTACGTGGCTTCAGGCTAAAGTGCTTTATAACCAGGCTTTCACCCAGTATCAGGATGAGGTGAGCCGCCGCAAGCGTGAGAAAGCCTATCTTACCGAGCAGGTTACTCATCCCCCGTTTTTACTATTATTCAGATCCTTGTGAGATTCTACTGCTTTTAACTTCTCCGACCTAGTTTGCGCAGTTTGAGAAGGAGAACGCCCTGCTAAGAGGGGAGCTTCAGGCCAGAGATGCTGAAATTTCCGACCTTAGTCGGTACGTAAACGAAATGGCTTCCGAGAGGGACACCCTCCAGGGGAAGGTAACCTTGATCGAGCGTCAGCTCCAGGATGCGAAGGAGGATAGTGACAAATACAAGGGTCTCCCTTCCGAACTGGTGGCTGCATTGTTTCGGATCAAAGCCGAGGCCGAGGCGCTTGTATCCTCGCACGGGGGGAGCTGTTGTTGCAGATTCTTGCGTTGGGAAGGCGTTTGAGGGGCTTAGCCCGATTTTACCTCGAGCTGCGGATCGTGCCTGGCCGGTTTCCCGAGAGCAGACCGTTGGGGGTGCGTCGGATGGCAGCTAGGCGGTGCTAAAAATGAGGGTGGATCACCAGGGAGAGAAGATGTCGTTGAGAAGGGGTCGTCGGAGGACTTGTAGTTGCCAAGGTGCAACCCTTGGAGAGCCATTGTGGATGCGATTTTGGCAATAAATTAGGATCTTTGTTGATTTTCCTGTCGATTTTCTTGTTGATCTTCCCGTTTGTATATAGTACTTTCTTACTGGTATATGTATAAAAATGAATCCTGCAGCTTTGTTTCCCTTATTCCCCTTTTTTGCCCGGAATTCAGCAAGAATTGGCAAGAAACCTTAGATCTGTGATATGGCCCTAGGGCTCGTTAGGCAAGCTCGAGGCTTTCACGCGcctggtcgatgcgacctttaatGCAAACTGCCATTAGAGCTCTTATGTTTTtgctcaactgttttgggttcaatctccgagtcgggcttcgactcgagctcaatcgaccctcaagttttacaTTTGCATGGGCTGGCAACAATTAGGGTTGTTCATCGGTTGGTACGATACAGTATTTAGACATTTCGATTCGGtattttcggtattcggtttcttaaaatactataccaataccgtacctaattaaattcggtatggttcggtTTTTCTTCTTTCggtttcggtttattcggttcggtaacttcggtttattcggtttgaatactaactagtgcatagagtcatacactctaatattcttaattaaagtactcaaaaatacaaaactgaaaATGTTTGTTAAAAAACTTTTGTCCAAAACTAGCAAATATTGACCCAAATAGAGAAAATTGTATATAAAAGAATatttgatcattagaaatgtcttgttacttgtttagagttaattgatgaactttgagaataaaggaaagtaaaattttagattttttatatttatgttataattgataatatgtgttttgtgtaatataatatatatttcggtatGATATCGATATTTCGGTATTTtagtttaaaataccaaataccatacctaataccaatttttttttaaacttaaaccaaataccataccaaataccaaaataccgtataccaaataccaaaattttcggTTTCTGTACGGTAATtcggtatttaccaaattatgcccagccctagcgacaatggctcttatgccttgggtcgaagcaaccttttatgtatgtggccctgaggctcatgaaGCTGGCGGTGATGGCTTTTACAatcttgcccttaggcatgtatagttaactattttggatccggtctccgaatcgggttacgactcgagctcgctttgaccctcaagctttcaaaaattttaagctggcgacagtggctcttacgcttttggtcgttgcgaccgtttagtgtgtggccctgaggctcgtttggctggcgatgatggctcttacgcttttgcccttaggcgtatgtaggctttgttttcctctcgttaaggactttttgaaatgattttgcctgacccgtcgtcggttcaggaagaacctcgatttcaagttgttagCGGCGATGCTCGCGCACCTCAGAAGGCttatagctcgtaggctgagtagctcgaagcctttgtgatttggagctgagatggtcgaagctcgtttgcctgtcgagggtagcctgttttaactggttcttttcgaagtagattcgaagtaatggcctgtgattttattgtgacggtcgggcgtccccgagtcgcgttaatttggttggtgcagccgtattgaccgtagtcatttgcgTTTGGCCGGAGCCACTTTTGATCCCGAATgtggtagtttaggcgtctacatcgagggtatgccctttcgggagtcttacaaatgcgacatatagcctaactTCGGGACTAAGTTTtacgcctgtagtaaggtcttacaaaaattTCATGTCTGTTGAGGCCTTACAGGTGTAGTCGTTGGTACTTGATATGAGTTTTCATttgagaccgagtctgcccgcttggggtcttacggTCCCGGGTTTTTTAACGGATGGCGATTGGcaacagtctccgagtcatcgagtttgcttaggctcggggGCCGTCACTCGTGAGCTCGAAGTTGCCTCCTTGAGGGCTTATATTTTTGGAGATTCCGACCCTAGGGCCGcgtgggcgccaaattgttgatgctagtctccgagtatttcggggcgTACTCGATGGAGGGATCCCTGCCGTGAAcatgctgaattttctttggagtacgagatacttttggtgaaagatattctttgattgcttggcgtaaatacatgCCGTTGTGTTGTCGTAAGCCAAgcttatgcggacacggttcgttcgactgtttggcccggtacatcatttcctattggaacaTCGTTTGTCGTTTCCTGGTACAGGGTTGATTGTGAAGGAAACCCTGTAGGCTTGTAGCGCGtggacgttgcctcgttaaaaaccttgccgacaaaaacccatttcgggataaaaaactcggtcgaaggaaaagagtgcaacgtttGCTAGAGGATTTTTGCGGGATTTTCCGATCGGGTACCCTAGCAGTAGTACCGTTTAAGCATCGATACATTCCAGTTGCTCGGAAGTTGGTCGCCTTCCATGGTGCCAAGCTTATAGGATCCCTTGCCAACTATCCCGAGgacacggtacggtccttcccaattctggtccagcttcccttcattagggttttgGGTATTGAGAGTAACCTTCCTCAGGACCAAGTCCCCGATCCTGAAATATCGGAGATTTGTTCTCCCGTTATAGTATCTttcgattttctgcttctgggcaGCCATCCGAATCAGCGAGGCTTCCCGCCTTTCATGGAGTAGCTCGAGGGCCGTTGTCATGGCCTTATTGTTCGAGCCCTCATTAGTGTGCTGGAATCTGGCGCTCGGCTCCCCAACTTCCACTGGTATCAACGCCTCGGCGCCATacactagagagaaaggtgtttccccggtgcttaattttgaagttgttcgatatgcccatagcacctcgggcagcgtttctctccattttcccttggcgctctccagtttcttttttaagttctgaatgatggttttatttgtggaTTCGGCCTGGCCGTTTGCACATGGATGGTAAGGCGTTGACAGAATTCTCTTAATTTTATTATCTTCTAGGAACCgtgttaccttgctcccgatgAACTGCCTCCCGTTATCGCACGTTATTTCGGATGGGATTccgaaccggcatatgatgtgatcccatatgaaattgatgacttccttctctcttattttctcgaaggcctgtgcttccacccattttggaAAGTAGTcagtcaaaaataaaataaatcta comes from the Nicotiana sylvestris chromosome 4, ASM39365v2, whole genome shotgun sequence genome and includes:
- the LOC104212377 gene encoding GATA transcription factor 19-like, producing MMTANPRPLQARLYEDHAPLQSIQMEEEEEDDDGTYEDDGGEETMDEAEEIRTKVLNHHQYGGGGGVVEVSRSSELTLAFEGEVYVFPAVTPEKVQAVLLLLGGCDIPTAVPTVEVPFDNKVEDFPKQVNLSRRFASLVRFREKRKERCFDKKIRYSVRKEVAQRMHRKNGQFASLKASSGSSNCDSAKSSLEGDGTQLSETVPGKCHHCGVSENCTPAMRRGPDGPRTLCNACGLKWANKGTLRDLSKGSRKLSVEPKELGNPDNPTKAFAEGCLDHCADVEKNLFSARSNLANEIPVGIISPSSDLVEQETLVDIGNASKTEIDIPANFD